The Acipenser ruthenus chromosome 30, fAciRut3.2 maternal haplotype, whole genome shotgun sequence genome includes the window AGAGGGGCTCTGTTCCTGCATTACAATCATTTTCATTGCCCTTCTGAAATGACTTCTGACCGGCCgattgtgtgtgattgtgtgttcaTTAGTCTCCGTTTGGGTTAAGGTTTCAAACAAGCCAGGGAATGATAACGAGCCAGGGAATGATAATGAGGATCTGCTGGGTAAGGGAGAGAAGGTTATGTTGGCCCTGGGTAGGGGGACttgaacaaaaacattttcatagGGAGTAAACCCACTTGTTGAAAGCGCCGGTCTGGAGGAGGTGACAGTCCTAATGAGTAACTCCACCACGCAGCGAGGGCTCTGCAGCCAGTGCTTAAAAGTGAGGGAGGGACGGAAGCTTTCTTCATTCAGCCTGGCTGTACccggggaggggggaggaggagaagagggaagTGATAACGCTCTTCTTCTTCATCGCTCATTGGAAAAAGATGCCGGATTTGGAAATGTGACAGTACAGAGTCATGGCAAATGACATGCCCAGCACCTGGAGGACAAAGAACAGCAACACTGTCACACCATCAcccttagaaaacaaaacagcaacactgtCACACCATCAcccttagaaaacaaaacagcaacactgtCACACCATCAcccttagaaaacaaaacagcaacactgtCACACCATCAcccttagaaaacaaaacagcaacactgtCACACCATCAcccttagaaaacaaaacagcaacactgtGTCACACCATCAcccttagaaaacaaaacagcaacactgtCACACCATCAcccttagaaaacaaaacagcaacactgtGTCACACCATCAcccttagaaaacaaaacagcaacactgtCACACCATCACCCTTAGAAAagattcccacagtaaaagcatagaataaagtgaaataaaccacagtgaaagcatggtaaagcacagggaagcattgtaaatcacagagagatAAGGTAAAGCACGTTtaataaaaacatggcaaacaaagAGGTACTATGTTATGGAAAAAGATGGCAGAAGTACAAAGATACAGTCAAAAATACTTTTATAGAAGGCTGACAATACTGCTTACCTTGTAGACAAGAAATATTGTTTGAGCTTTGAAAGGCAAAAAGTAAAGTGAGACTTAAAGTACCTGAATAATAGATATAACAATGATGCCGATTCCCACATTCAGATAGTTGTTCTCGAACCACTGCTTCAGCTTTTCATAGCAACCCTGGGGAAAATGCATGCATTACACATAGAGCAGCAGACCCTTCAGAGAACGGCAGTGGCGATGCTGGGATGCCGGCTTGCAGGGTGCAGTTTTGCTTTGAAGTACCTTTCCTTTTGAGATGCAGGACTACAAGTACCACAAAAGCATGTGCTGTCCCAAACTGTTCCGATGAACATGGAGCCCCATGGGCAGCCTAAGTGTTTCAGTATTCATTATTCAAACTCATGTTTAAGTATTATTTCagaatttcattattttttaatttaacattaatccAGATTGTTGTGAAAATTAATTgaattatgattaaaaaaaaataataaatgtaaagaGTAGATATTAATAAAGCATGGGGTCTGTGTAGAGAACAACAGGCAGTAACAGCACAATGCCAGTAGGTGGTGCACTTCCCCTTACCTCTTGCCAATATATCTTCCGATTTGCACAGTTTGACTCCTTGCAGCAGGCTAATGGGACTGTTCCATTCCAGTCATCTATTCCTTTAACTCCACAACACATAAACTAAAGAGAGGTTAAAAAAAGAATCAGTGGTTtggttatataaaaaataaagatgatgAGAAAATAGCTCAACTGAAGATACAAAGTACTGCATTATTTTTGGAAGAAGCTGCCACCATAAGAACTTTTATGAATGAAATATGGGCAGGTAAGTAAGACTTGTATACAGAAGCAGTCTGAGCCAAGCTAAGAAGGGTCTGATCCATCTCACAAGGAAATAGCAAATGCATTGTACAGTCACAGCCCTCAGTTATCAGGCAAAGTGGGCAGTGTCACAGTGCTGCGCGGTTTGAGTTACAGTCAGCAGTAAGAGGACAGTGTTCTTCACTCACCTTATGCTGTATGATGTCCCAGTCCTCAGTGCCCTGTGTAGCATTGCTGTGTGTATACTTTTGCAGGCTGGCCTCAAActctttcaaaagaaaaccatCAATCTgttcaacaaacaaaacatttcatttgcaaaagagaaaacaaaaccctGGGCTTGCTCAACCCAAGCCTTGCTGCATGTATTGGACAGGATCAACAGGCTCACCTGATAGAACTTTCTAACAGATAAGGCAGTTCTAATGAACCAGCAGGTCATTTTTAAAGGGTCATTTAAAGCTTACCTTCTCTTCATTGATTAGGAGAATGACTGACATTGCAATCTCTACCATCATGAGGATAAGCAGGACGATGAAGAACTGAAACAATACCAGATATGCACacatttagtttgtttaatttactttAGCACTGGCTCACAGCTGAAACCTCAAACCCTAAACACAGCCTGACCTGCTATATAGAGTACAGCATCTTGCATAGTCATTTATTTATAGCAGCTGCACAAGTGACAGGACCAGCAGGTCTGATCGCTGTGCAGCTGCACAAGTTACAGGACCAGCAGGTCTGATCGCTGTGCAGCTGCACAAGTTACAAGACCAGCAGGTCTGATCGCTGTGCAGCTGCACAATTGACAGGACCAGCAGGTCTGATCACTGTGCAGCTGCACAAGTGACAGGATCAGCAGGTCTGATCGCTGTGCAGCTGCACAAGTTACAAGACCAGCAGGTCTGATCGCTGTGCAGCTGCACAAGTGACAGGACCAGCAGGTCTGATCGCTGTGCAGCTGCACAAGTGACAGGACCAGCaggtgctgtattacactttagCTATGGTGCAGTTGCATGTACTCACAGTAATGAGAAGGCACTTGTTCTCCTTGAGGGACCCCAGGCAGCCCAGGAAGGACACCACCATGACGATGGTCCCCGTGATGATGAGAGTGTTGGCCACACTCAAGGAGGGCTGGTTGGGCAGCAAGGAGCCGTAATTGGAGGTCATCATGAGGTATATACCCAGTGC containing:
- the LOC117394838 gene encoding leukocyte surface antigen CD53-like codes for the protein MGLEGEESAEKKMAQNCLKFLKYALITFNFIFWLCGGIVLALGIYLMMTSNYGSLLPNQPSLSVANTLIITGTIVMVVSFLGCLGSLKENKCLLITFFIVLLILMMVEIAMSVILLINEEKIDGFLLKEFEASLQKYTHSNATQGTEDWDIIQHKFMCCGVKGIDDWNGTVPLACCKESNCANRKIYWQEGCYEKLKQWFENNYLNVGIGIIVISIIQVLGMSFAMTLYCHISKSGIFFQ